Proteins from one Cicer arietinum cultivar CDC Frontier isolate Library 1 chromosome 3, Cicar.CDCFrontier_v2.0, whole genome shotgun sequence genomic window:
- the LOC101493824 gene encoding beta-glucosidase 13-like, whose product MQKMETLSSLRIFKTILIILSLVLLFNIPTQAQGLLYKLRPIQHDLAASKIGEPATTKPYDYILKFLSSSSFPSRASFPSDFLFGTGSSALQIEGAGHEGGRGLGIWDDIVNQHKDVYGDVDKFPKKIEHYKRYKEDVQLLKRLGVNSYRMSISWSRVMPNGTLEGGINKEGINFYNNLINELLENGIEPFVTILHFDYPLALKQKFGGFLNHSIVKHYKDYSELLFKTYGDRVKYWTTINEVEVTSIFQYMLNIDNISTDEECKTTRKCTLSYTLLHNFLLAHASTSKLYRTKFQAIQGGEIGLVLSSGCYVPYSSKLEDVAATQRLMDFYWGWILDPVFHGNYPKIMRKLVGNRLPKFTKKEKKMLKGSTNFIGINYYTSHFAIYEPNRTKSIGDSYDALARSEVFNEEGKPLGYKDQYAWNYVYPEGLYNMLLYIKDKYKNPKVYITENGVASTKIPNPLKDEHRIAYIAAHINATKAAIDDGANVRGYFAWAAFDTFEFQAGYSGNWGLYHVDFNDNLKRIPTDAAKWYRKYLTHDLRD is encoded by the exons ATGCAGAAAATGGAGACTCTATCATCTTtgagaatttttaaaactattctCATAATACTGTCGCTTGTATTGCTTTTCAATATTCCCACTCAGGCACAAG GTCTACTTTACAAGCTAAGACCCATTCAACATGACTTAGCTGCTTCAAAG atTGGGGAACCAGCTACAACTAAACCGTACGACTATATATTGAAATTTCTAAGTTCTTCAAGTTTTCCAAGTCGGGCATCGTTTCCATCTGATTTTTTGTTTGGTACCGGATCTTCTGCCCTTCAG ATTGAAGGGGCAGGTCATGAAGGAGGAAGAGGACTTGGTATATGGGATGATATAGTTAATCAACACAAAG ATGTGTATGGAGATGTTGATAAGTTTCCTAAAAAGATTGAACATTACAAGCGATATAAG GAGGATGTACAACTTTTGAAGAGACTTGGAGTAAATTCTTATAGAATGTCTATTTCTTGGAGTAGAGTGATGCCAA ATGGGACTTTGGAAGGAGGTATAAACAAAGAAGGTATCAACTTCTACAATAATTTGATCAATGAGTTACTTGAAAATG GTATTGAACCTTTTGTGACTATCCTTCACTTTGATTATCCATTGGCTCTTAAACAAAAGTTTGGTGGCTTCTTAAATCACTCAATTGT AAAACATTACAAAGATTATAGTGAGCTCCTATTCAAAACATATGGAGATCGAGTGAAATATTGGACAACTATCAATGAGGTTGAAGTCACATCTATATTTCAATACATGTTAAACATCGATAATATCTCTACCGACGAGGAATGTAAAACTACTAGAAAATGTACACTATCATACACTTTACTTCATAATTTCCTCCTTGCCCATGCTTCGACATCAAAGTTATACAGAACAAAATTTCAG GCAATACAAGGGGGAGAAATTGGACTTGTTCTTTCTTCAGGATGTTATGTTCCCTATAGTTCTAAACTAGAGGATGTGGCTGCTACTCAAAGACTGATGGATTTCTATTGGGGATG GATTTTAGATCCAGTGTTTCATGGAAATTACCCAAAAATAATGAGAAAGCTAGTGGGAAATAGACTACCCAAATTCactaaaaaggagaaaaaaatgttaaaaggaAGCACAAATTTTATTGGCATCAATTATTATACCTCTCACTTTGCTATATATgaaccaaatagaaccaaatCTATTGGTGACAGTTATGATGCTTTGGCTCGGTCGGAAG tTTTTAACGAAGAAGGAAAACCCCTTGGTTACAAG GATCAATACGCTTGGAACTATGTTTATCCAGAAGGattatataatatgttactCTATATTAAGGACAAGTACAAAAATCCCAAAGTGTACATCACTGAAAATG GTGTTGCTTCTACCAAAATCCCAAATCCATTGAAGGACGAGCACCGAATTGCTTATATTGCCGCACATATAAACGCTACAAAAGCCGCAATTGA CGATGGCGCAAACGTTCGCGGTTATTTTGCATGGGCAGCATTTGATACATTTGAATTTCAAGCAGGCTATTCTGGAAATTGGGGACTTTATCatgttgattttaatgataatctCAAGCGTATACCAACTGACGCAGCTAAATggtatagaaaatatttgacacATGATTTGAGAGACTAA